The Heyndrickxia vini genome contains a region encoding:
- a CDS encoding FeoA family protein has translation MNGANNIMMLLDLVEGKTGYIVDVSNLDNTVKHRLLHIGVVEGCPIKVKHRMPFGGPCMLECNGQLIGIRRCDAGQIKVEKK, from the coding sequence ATGAACGGAGCAAACAACATCATGATGCTATTAGATTTAGTTGAAGGAAAAACTGGATATATCGTAGATGTTTCAAATTTAGATAATACTGTTAAGCATCGCCTCTTACATATCGGAGTTGTAGAGGGATGTCCAATCAAAGTAAAACATCGGATGCCTTTTGGCGGACCATGCATGCTGGAATGTAATGGACAATTAATTGGCATTCGCCGCTGTGATGCCGGGCAAATAAAGGTCGAAAAGAAATGA
- a CDS encoding IS1182 family transposase has product MISNQESLNLSPYIAIYDLVVPKDNMLRQINELVNFSFIIEELKTKYCLDNGRNAVPPIRMFKYLLLKSIYDLSDVDVVERSRYDMSFKYFLDMAPEDPVINPSSLTKFRKLRLKDVTLLDLLIGKTVEIALEKEIIKSKTIIVDSTHTQSRFNQKSPKEFLQEKSKNLRKAVYQIDDSMKEKFPPKPTSNEVEDELNYCRRVVSIVESEPQLAAIPKVNEKLNVLHEVIEDYTEHMSQMNRSTDTDARVGHKTADSSFFGYKTHIAMSDERIITAAIPTTGEKSDGKYLQELVGKSQATGMEIKTVIGDTAYSEKDNISYAKENQLELISKLHPHITHGTRAKEDEFEFNKDAGMFVCKAGQMATKKKYEERKGQDKNPRIKFFFDIEKCKVCPFREGCYKEGAKSKTYSITVKSTEHKDQEAFQETDKFKQLAKTRYKIEAKNSELKHRHGFKTANSSGLFGMEIQGATAIFAVNLKRILKLLNEKE; this is encoded by the coding sequence ATGATTTCTAACCAAGAATCTCTCAATCTTAGTCCATATATAGCTATTTATGATCTTGTTGTTCCCAAAGATAACATGCTTCGTCAAATCAATGAACTGGTGAATTTTTCGTTCATTATTGAAGAATTGAAAACGAAATACTGCCTCGATAATGGTCGCAATGCAGTGCCACCAATCCGCATGTTTAAGTATCTATTGCTTAAATCGATTTATGATTTGTCTGATGTAGATGTAGTAGAACGCTCTAGATATGATATGTCATTTAAGTATTTTCTCGACATGGCACCAGAAGACCCAGTAATAAATCCAAGTTCCTTAACAAAATTTCGTAAGCTCCGTCTTAAAGATGTGACCTTGTTAGATTTACTTATTGGGAAAACAGTTGAGATTGCACTTGAAAAGGAAATCATAAAAAGTAAAACAATAATCGTGGACTCCACACATACACAATCACGTTTTAACCAAAAGTCACCGAAGGAATTTTTACAAGAGAAGTCAAAAAATCTTAGAAAAGCAGTTTATCAAATTGATGACTCAATGAAAGAGAAATTTCCTCCAAAACCAACTTCCAATGAAGTTGAAGATGAATTGAATTATTGTCGCCGAGTTGTTTCTATTGTCGAATCAGAACCACAATTAGCCGCAATTCCCAAAGTAAATGAAAAATTAAATGTCCTTCATGAAGTAATAGAAGATTATACAGAACACATGAGTCAAATGAACCGTTCAACTGATACGGACGCACGGGTAGGACATAAAACAGCTGATTCCTCATTTTTCGGATACAAAACACACATCGCGATGAGCGATGAAAGAATAATAACAGCAGCGATTCCGACAACGGGAGAAAAAAGTGATGGAAAATACCTGCAAGAGTTAGTTGGGAAAAGTCAAGCTACAGGAATGGAAATTAAAACAGTAATTGGTGATACAGCCTATTCTGAAAAAGACAATATTAGTTATGCAAAAGAAAATCAACTTGAACTTATTTCTAAATTGCATCCACATATAACACATGGAACACGGGCAAAAGAAGATGAATTTGAATTTAATAAAGATGCTGGAATGTTCGTTTGTAAGGCGGGGCAAATGGCTACCAAGAAAAAATATGAAGAAAGAAAGGGGCAAGATAAAAATCCAAGAATTAAGTTCTTTTTTGATATTGAGAAGTGCAAAGTCTGCCCGTTTCGTGAAGGGTGCTATAAAGAAGGAGCAAAAAGTAAGACATACTCAATAACAGTTAAATCAACTGAACATAAAGATCAGGAAGCATTTCAAGAAACGGATAAATTTAAACAACTAGCAAAAACTCGCTATAAAATTGAAGCCAAAAATAGCGAACTCAAACATAGACACGGGTTTAAAACAGCAAATTCCTCGGGTCTATTTGGCATGGAAATCCAAGGGGCAACAGCAATATTTGCGGTAAATCTCAAGCGGATTCTAAAGCTCCTAAATGAAAAAGAGTAA
- a CDS encoding protoporphyrinogen oxidase — protein MKTVVVIGGGITGLSSMYYLQQLKKTANIELNLQLIEGNDELGGKIHSVQTDEFIMETGADSIVARKQGVAELLKDLHLHSEMVNNATGKSFIYHHGQLKPIPDDTVFGIPMSREALFNSELISENGKNEALKDFTTKNEEFTKDSSIGQFLEHFLGKEIVENQIAPVLSGVYSGKLNELTLATTLPYLLEYKNKYGSIINGLSENKERFQSADNKKFVSFKNGLSTLINRLEGELTSVEIMKGVKAKAITHNRNGYTVTLENEKTIHADFIVLSTPHQVAQSILQNEVLDEEFNQLVNSSLISVYVGFDVPDEKLPTDGTGFIVPNGSDLVCNACTWTSRKWTHTSKNNHLLLRLFYKNTNPAIFEHLNNLNEKELIQVALKDIEKSLGITGEPIHSEVTKWTDLMPKYSLTHRKTIEFLNEKIAELYPNITLAGCSYYGVGIADCIMNGKETAKQLIEQISNNN, from the coding sequence TTGAAAACAGTCGTTGTCATTGGCGGAGGCATTACAGGACTTTCCTCAATGTACTACCTTCAACAATTAAAAAAAACAGCAAACATCGAATTAAATTTACAATTAATTGAAGGAAATGATGAATTAGGCGGAAAAATCCATTCCGTCCAAACAGATGAATTTATTATGGAAACAGGAGCCGACTCCATCGTTGCTCGTAAACAAGGAGTAGCAGAACTATTAAAAGACCTACATTTACATAGCGAAATGGTCAATAATGCAACAGGAAAATCATTTATCTACCACCATGGACAATTGAAACCAATCCCTGATGATACTGTATTTGGAATACCCATGAGCAGGGAAGCATTATTTAACAGTGAATTAATTTCCGAAAATGGAAAAAATGAAGCATTAAAAGATTTTACAACTAAAAATGAAGAGTTTACAAAAGATAGTTCAATCGGACAATTCCTCGAACATTTCCTCGGTAAAGAAATCGTCGAAAACCAAATTGCACCGGTGCTTTCGGGTGTGTATTCCGGAAAATTAAATGAACTAACGTTAGCCACTACCCTTCCCTATTTATTAGAGTATAAAAATAAATATGGAAGCATTATAAATGGCCTATCCGAAAACAAAGAACGATTTCAATCTGCCGATAACAAAAAATTTGTCTCATTTAAAAACGGGTTATCTACATTAATTAATCGCCTTGAAGGTGAATTAACAAGTGTTGAAATAATGAAAGGTGTCAAAGCTAAAGCAATTACACACAATCGAAATGGATACACCGTTACATTAGAAAATGAGAAAACGATTCACGCGGACTTTATTGTGCTTAGCACACCACATCAAGTGGCACAATCCATTTTACAAAATGAAGTACTTGATGAAGAGTTTAATCAGCTAGTCAACTCATCTCTTATTAGTGTGTATGTAGGTTTCGACGTTCCGGACGAGAAACTCCCGACTGATGGAACTGGTTTTATCGTACCTAATGGTAGTGATCTTGTCTGTAATGCATGTACATGGACAAGCAGAAAATGGACACATACATCGAAAAACAATCACTTATTATTACGACTCTTTTATAAAAATACAAATCCTGCCATCTTTGAACACTTAAACAACTTAAATGAAAAAGAATTAATCCAAGTCGCCTTAAAGGATATCGAAAAAAGTTTAGGAATAACTGGAGAGCCAATACATTCTGAAGTAACAAAATGGACTGATTTAATGCCTAAATATTCCTTAACCCATCGAAAAACCATTGAATTCTTAAATGAAAAAATAGCTGAACTTTATCCGAACATCACTCTTGCCGGCTGTTCCTATTACGGTGTCGGAATTGCAGATTGTATAATGAATGGAAAAGAGACAGCGAAACAATTAATCGAACAAATTTCAAATAATAATTAA
- a CDS encoding FeoB-associated Cys-rich membrane protein, with product MIASIIIGALIFGYAAFTLFKFFKKSKQGACAHCSIKDSCQTSCSSAIKK from the coding sequence ATGATTGCTAGTATTATTATCGGTGCTTTGATTTTTGGTTATGCAGCCTTTACCCTCTTTAAATTTTTCAAAAAAAGTAAACAAGGTGCCTGTGCCCATTGCTCTATAAAGGATAGCTGTCAAACAAGTTGCAGCTCCGCAATAAAAAAATAA
- the gdhA gene encoding NADP-specific glutamate dehydrogenase produces MITSEHENIYEQQRTAENYVNEVYEEIKRRNPYETEFIQAVKEILDSLLPVICKHPKYMEHGILERITEPERLITFRVPWVDDNGKVKVNRGFRVQFNSSIGPYKGGLRFHPTVNASIIKFLGFEQIFKNALTGLPIGGGKGGSDFDPKGKSDGEIMRFCQSFMTELSKYIGPDVDVPAGDIGVGAREIGYLFGQYKRIRGGFQSGVLTGKGLGYGGSMTRTEATGYGTVYFVEEMLKDHHLSFNGSTVVVSGSGNVSIYAMEKAAQLGATVVACSDSDGYIYDPLGINLATVKRLKEVERTRIKEYVNILPHAQYVEGCTNIWSIPCDIALPCATQNEIDENAAKTLIENGVKAIGEGANMPSTLEAIELFLKNDILFGPAKAVNAGGVAVSALEMSQNSMRMSWTFEEVDEKLKGIMKNIYQKSITCAEEYGQSGNLVIGANIAGFITVADAMIAHGVI; encoded by the coding sequence ATGATTACAAGCGAGCATGAAAATATATATGAGCAACAAAGGACTGCCGAAAATTATGTAAATGAAGTATATGAAGAAATTAAACGAAGAAATCCATATGAGACCGAATTTATTCAAGCTGTTAAAGAGATTTTGGATTCGCTCTTGCCGGTTATTTGTAAACATCCGAAATATATGGAACATGGGATATTAGAAAGAATTACAGAACCTGAAAGACTTATTACTTTCCGTGTTCCTTGGGTGGATGATAATGGAAAAGTTAAGGTTAATCGGGGCTTTCGTGTTCAATTTAATAGCAGTATTGGCCCTTATAAAGGCGGGCTAAGATTTCATCCGACAGTGAATGCGAGTATCATTAAATTTCTTGGTTTCGAACAAATTTTTAAAAATGCATTAACTGGTTTGCCAATTGGCGGTGGTAAAGGCGGATCAGATTTTGATCCAAAAGGAAAATCCGACGGGGAAATTATGAGATTTTGCCAAAGCTTCATGACCGAATTAAGTAAATATATTGGACCAGATGTGGATGTTCCGGCTGGAGATATTGGGGTCGGTGCAAGGGAAATTGGCTACTTATTTGGTCAATATAAACGAATTCGTGGTGGCTTCCAATCAGGCGTTCTTACAGGAAAAGGTTTAGGGTATGGAGGTAGTATGACAAGAACCGAAGCAACGGGATATGGAACGGTTTATTTTGTAGAGGAAATGCTAAAGGATCATCATTTGTCCTTTAACGGAAGTACTGTAGTCGTATCCGGATCCGGGAACGTTTCCATTTACGCGATGGAAAAAGCAGCTCAACTTGGTGCAACGGTTGTTGCATGCAGCGATTCGGATGGCTATATTTACGACCCGCTTGGTATTAATTTAGCGACTGTTAAGCGATTGAAAGAAGTCGAGAGAACAAGAATTAAAGAATATGTGAATATCCTCCCACATGCACAATACGTGGAAGGTTGTACAAATATTTGGTCAATCCCATGTGATATCGCACTTCCGTGTGCGACACAGAATGAAATCGACGAAAATGCTGCAAAAACATTAATTGAAAATGGAGTCAAGGCAATCGGGGAAGGGGCCAATATGCCATCGACATTGGAGGCAATTGAACTCTTCTTAAAAAACGACATTCTATTCGGACCTGCAAAGGCGGTAAACGCAGGCGGCGTTGCTGTTTCCGCACTAGAAATGTCGCAAAATAGCATGAGGATGTCATGGACATTTGAAGAAGTCGACGAAAAATTAAAAGGAATCATGAAAAATATTTACCAAAAATCTATAACATGTGCAGAAGAATATGGCCAATCCGGCAACCTCGTAATCGGAGCAAATATCGCAGGATTCATTACCGTCGCCGATGCCATGATCGCACATGGAGTGATTTAG
- the feoB gene encoding ferrous iron transport protein B — MMQTALVGNPNTGKTSLFNYLTGSYEYVGNWSGVTVEKKVGKLKSVHGDLIDLPGVYSLYPLSKDESVVTQFFLNESFTNIINIVDASQLERNLQLTIQILEFGRPVVIGLNMVDVANRRGLEIDDQLLAKKLGTPVVPITARNGKGCNDLAVQLNALDNTSSKIPYVYYGKIVEDGIIRIIQILEDEKIDLPKRWLALQLLEGNPDVTSFIKNDQITAVIDEVEQKIKATTSYTTITRLIFDSRKQWIDQVIQESSRETEQSKSNWTEKIDKIVTNQWLGIPIFLAFMFLMFKITFDWLGTPLSDGLDAFFTGPLTDWIQAGLQAVHASSFIQALVLQGIIAGVGGVLVFVPQIFILFLFISFLEDSGYMARAALVMDRMMEKAGLNGKAFIPMIIGFGCNVPGVMAARTIEQPKERLLTILLTPLMSCSARLSIYALFVGAFFEKYQAIVVFSLYLLGVVVALLLAKLFSKTLMKNESSVFVIELPPYRIPQALTLWRSTWDKGKGFVRKAGTFIFGGSVVIWLLSYMGPGGIGVDMDNSFLAMIGKGIAPLIAPLGFGVWQAGAALIPGFLAKEVVVSSMNIIYHTPNTASLQGLLTDSFTPLSAYSFLVFVLLYIPCVATVAAIRNEAGSWKWTLFGIGYSLVIAYALSFVIYQGGRLIFGL; from the coding sequence ATGATGCAGACGGCTTTAGTTGGAAATCCAAATACAGGGAAAACATCATTATTTAATTATTTAACTGGTTCATATGAATATGTTGGAAACTGGAGCGGAGTTACCGTTGAAAAGAAGGTAGGTAAATTAAAAAGTGTTCACGGGGACCTAATTGACTTGCCCGGAGTATACTCGCTTTATCCTTTATCAAAGGATGAGTCAGTTGTTACCCAATTTTTCTTAAATGAATCTTTTACAAACATTATAAATATTGTGGATGCCTCACAATTAGAAAGAAACTTGCAATTAACAATCCAAATTCTTGAGTTTGGAAGACCCGTTGTTATTGGTTTGAATATGGTCGATGTCGCAAATAGACGCGGCTTGGAAATAGATGATCAACTACTGGCAAAAAAACTAGGTACACCTGTCGTTCCAATTACGGCACGGAATGGTAAGGGCTGTAATGACCTTGCCGTACAATTAAATGCTTTAGACAATACATCATCAAAAATCCCTTATGTGTATTACGGAAAAATTGTTGAAGATGGGATTATAAGAATCATTCAAATATTAGAAGATGAAAAAATAGATCTTCCAAAACGATGGTTAGCATTGCAATTATTAGAGGGAAATCCCGACGTTACGTCTTTTATAAAAAATGATCAAATAACAGCAGTGATTGATGAGGTTGAACAAAAAATAAAAGCAACAACCTCTTATACGACGATTACTCGCTTAATCTTTGATTCTAGAAAGCAATGGATTGACCAAGTGATTCAAGAAAGCAGTCGGGAAACGGAGCAATCGAAAAGCAATTGGACGGAAAAAATTGATAAAATTGTTACCAATCAATGGTTGGGTATCCCAATCTTTCTGGCATTTATGTTTTTGATGTTTAAAATAACCTTTGATTGGTTAGGGACACCGTTATCAGATGGATTGGATGCCTTTTTTACAGGACCATTAACGGACTGGATTCAAGCAGGACTACAAGCTGTTCACGCTAGTTCTTTTATTCAGGCATTAGTGTTGCAAGGAATCATTGCCGGTGTTGGTGGCGTGTTAGTATTTGTACCGCAAATATTTATTTTGTTCTTATTTATCTCCTTTTTAGAGGACTCTGGCTATATGGCACGTGCGGCACTCGTAATGGATCGAATGATGGAGAAAGCGGGTTTGAATGGAAAAGCTTTTATACCAATGATTATTGGATTCGGTTGTAATGTACCAGGTGTCATGGCTGCAAGAACAATTGAACAGCCGAAGGAAAGATTATTAACGATTTTGCTCACACCATTAATGTCATGTTCGGCACGTTTATCTATTTATGCCTTATTTGTCGGTGCTTTTTTTGAAAAATATCAAGCAATTGTCGTTTTTTCATTATATTTATTAGGTGTTGTCGTTGCTTTACTTTTGGCAAAGTTATTTTCAAAAACATTGATGAAAAATGAGTCATCGGTATTTGTTATTGAGCTGCCGCCCTATCGTATTCCACAGGCGCTCACGTTATGGCGGAGTACATGGGATAAAGGAAAAGGATTTGTTCGTAAAGCAGGGACGTTTATTTTTGGAGGATCTGTCGTCATTTGGTTATTATCCTATATGGGTCCTGGCGGGATTGGAGTAGACATGGATAATAGTTTCCTAGCCATGATCGGTAAGGGTATAGCACCATTAATTGCACCGCTAGGTTTTGGTGTATGGCAAGCAGGTGCTGCATTAATACCGGGATTTTTAGCAAAAGAAGTGGTTGTTTCATCAATGAATATTATTTATCATACGCCAAATACGGCTTCACTGCAGGGACTATTAACTGATTCATTTACACCATTATCAGCGTATAGTTTTCTCGTATTTGTTCTTTTATACATTCCATGTGTAGCAACGGTTGCTGCTATCCGTAATGAAGCGGGCTCATGGAAATGGACATTATTTGGGATTGGGTACTCATTAGTTATAGCTTATGCTTTATCCTTTGTTATTTATCAAGGTGGAAGGCTGATTTTTGGATTGTAA